From the Streptomyces nigrescens genome, one window contains:
- a CDS encoding acyl-CoA dehydrogenase family protein: MGTPTIESEEHRALRAAVAALGNRYGREYFARVVAEGAHTDELWAEAAKLGYLGVNLPEEHGGGGGGIVELSIVLEELGAAGCPLLMLVVSPAICGTVLARFGTEEQKRTWLPGLADGSRKMAFGITEPDAGSNSHRITTTARKDGGDWVLNGRKVFISGVDIADATLIVGRTEDARTGRLKPCLFIVPRDTPGFGRSPIAMELSAPEKQFELTLDEVRLPAEALVGDEDAGLLQLFAGLNPERIMTAAFALGMGRYALGRAVDYARTRQVWKEPIGTHQSLAHPLAQAHIELELARLMMQKAAHLYDAGDDMGAGEAANMAKYAAAEAAVHAVDQAVHTLGGNGLTQEYGLASMITAARVARIAPVSREMILNFVSHQSLGLPKSY, from the coding sequence ATGGGCACCCCGACCATCGAATCCGAGGAACACCGCGCCCTGCGTGCGGCGGTAGCCGCCCTAGGCAACCGCTACGGCCGCGAATACTTCGCCCGAGTCGTGGCCGAGGGCGCACACACCGACGAACTCTGGGCGGAGGCCGCCAAACTCGGCTACCTCGGCGTCAACCTCCCCGAGGAGCACGGCGGCGGAGGCGGCGGCATCGTCGAACTCTCCATCGTCCTGGAGGAGTTGGGTGCCGCCGGCTGTCCACTCCTGATGCTGGTCGTCTCGCCCGCCATCTGCGGTACGGTCCTCGCCCGGTTCGGTACCGAGGAGCAGAAGCGCACCTGGCTGCCGGGCCTGGCCGACGGCTCCCGCAAGATGGCCTTCGGCATCACCGAACCGGACGCCGGCTCCAACTCGCACCGCATCACGACCACCGCCCGCAAGGACGGCGGGGACTGGGTCCTCAACGGCCGCAAGGTCTTCATCTCGGGCGTCGACATCGCCGACGCCACCCTGATCGTCGGCCGCACCGAGGACGCCCGCACCGGCCGCCTCAAGCCCTGCCTGTTCATCGTGCCGCGCGACACCCCCGGCTTCGGCCGCAGCCCCATCGCGATGGAACTGTCCGCGCCGGAGAAGCAGTTCGAGCTGACCCTGGACGAGGTGCGGCTGCCCGCCGAGGCGCTGGTCGGTGACGAGGACGCCGGGCTGCTCCAGCTGTTCGCCGGGCTCAACCCGGAGCGGATCATGACCGCCGCCTTCGCCCTCGGCATGGGCCGCTACGCCCTCGGCCGGGCCGTCGATTACGCCCGCACCCGCCAGGTGTGGAAGGAGCCCATCGGCACCCACCAGTCCCTCGCCCACCCGCTCGCGCAGGCCCATATCGAGCTGGAGCTCGCCCGGCTGATGATGCAGAAGGCCGCGCATCTCTACGACGCGGGCGACGACATGGGCGCGGGCGAGGCCGCCAACATGGCCAAGTACGCGGCGGCCGAGGCCGCGGTGCACGCCGTCGACCAGGCCGTCCACACCCTCGGCGGCAACGGCCTCACCCAGGAGTACGGCCTCGCCTCGATGATCACCGCCGCCCGGGTGGCGAGGATCGCGCCGGTCAGCCGCGAGATGATCCTCAACTTTGTCTCGCACCAGTCCCTGGGGCTGCCCAAGTCGTACTGA
- a CDS encoding enoyl-CoA hydratase family protein, producing the protein MTDAPATPLVPRSHEHGITTLTLNSPHNRNALSTRLVAELHQALADAAADDATRAVVLTHTGGTFCAGADLSEATSGTAKDGPLGLAKLLRALVALPKPVVARVTGHVRAGGLGLLGACDISAAGPDATFAFTEARLGLAPAVISLPLLPRLDPRAAGRYYLTGEKFNAAEAARIGLVTLAADDVDTGLAPVLDGLRKGSPQGLAESKKLVTAPVLAAFDRDTEALAEQSARLFGSAEAREGMTAFLERRAPAWAR; encoded by the coding sequence ATGACCGACGCACCCGCGACACCCCTCGTCCCGCGCTCCCACGAGCACGGCATCACCACCCTCACCCTGAACTCCCCGCACAACCGCAACGCCCTCTCCACCCGCCTGGTCGCCGAACTGCACCAGGCGCTCGCGGACGCCGCGGCCGACGACGCCACCCGCGCCGTCGTGCTCACCCACACCGGCGGCACGTTCTGCGCCGGCGCGGACCTCTCCGAGGCCACCTCCGGCACGGCGAAGGACGGCCCGCTGGGTCTGGCCAAGCTGCTGCGCGCCCTCGTGGCGCTGCCCAAACCGGTCGTCGCCCGGGTCACCGGACACGTCCGGGCCGGCGGTCTGGGTCTGCTCGGCGCCTGCGACATCTCCGCGGCCGGACCGGACGCCACGTTCGCCTTCACCGAGGCCCGGCTCGGCCTCGCCCCCGCCGTCATCTCGCTGCCGCTGCTGCCCCGGCTGGACCCGCGGGCCGCCGGCCGCTACTACCTGACCGGCGAGAAGTTCAACGCCGCCGAGGCGGCCAGGATCGGCCTGGTCACCCTCGCCGCCGACGACGTCGACACCGGCCTCGCGCCCGTACTGGACGGCCTGCGCAAGGGCTCACCGCAGGGCCTGGCCGAGTCGAAGAAGCTGGTCACCGCCCCGGTGCTGGCCGCCTTCGACCGCGACACCGAGGCGCTCGCCGAACAGTCCGCGCGGCTCTTCGGCTCCGCGGAGGCCCGCGAGGGCATGACCGCCTTCCTGGAACGACGGGCCCCGGCATGGGCGCGCTGA
- a CDS encoding 4-coumarate--CoA ligase family protein: MVFHVFHSEYADVAPVELPIHEAVLGRAAEYGDRPALIDGLDGTVVSYAELDRLSRRIAAGLAASGVRKGDVLALHSPNTVLFPAVFHAASRCGAAVTTVHPLATEGEFTKQLQDSGARWIVTVSALLDTARTAAQQTGGVAEILVCDRAAGHRSVLDLAACTGPEPSVTLDPAHDLAVLPYSSGTTGTPKGVMLTHRSIATNLAQLAPLVSNGPDDRVLAVLPFFHIYGLTALMNAPLRNGATVVVLPRFDLKQFLATIEQHRITAVYVAPPIVLALAKHPLVADYDLSSLRYLVSAAAPLDAELAAACSRRLGLPPVLQAYGMTELSPGTHCVPLDTPNPPPGAVGKLIPNTEMRLVSLETGEDVGPGESGEILIRGPQVMKGYLGRPAETDAMIDPEGWLHTGDIGRTDGGWLHVVDRVKELIKYKGYQIAPADLEALLLGHDAIADAAVIGVRDEDGNEVPKAFVVRQRGARLSEDEVIAYVAGQVAPYKKVRRVEFLASVPRATTGKILRRELRARERSSTPR; this comes from the coding sequence ATGGTGTTCCACGTGTTCCACAGCGAGTACGCCGACGTCGCGCCCGTAGAGCTGCCGATCCATGAGGCCGTCCTCGGGCGGGCGGCGGAGTACGGCGACCGGCCCGCACTGATCGACGGCCTCGACGGCACCGTCGTCAGCTATGCCGAACTGGACCGCCTCAGCCGCCGGATCGCGGCCGGCCTGGCAGCGTCCGGGGTCCGCAAGGGCGACGTGCTGGCCCTGCACAGCCCGAACACCGTGCTCTTCCCGGCCGTGTTCCACGCCGCCTCGCGCTGCGGGGCGGCGGTCACCACCGTCCATCCGCTCGCCACCGAGGGCGAGTTCACCAAACAGCTCCAGGACTCCGGGGCCCGCTGGATCGTGACCGTGTCGGCGCTGCTGGACACCGCCCGCACCGCCGCACAGCAGACCGGCGGTGTCGCCGAGATCCTCGTCTGCGACCGGGCCGCCGGCCACCGCTCCGTCCTCGACCTGGCGGCCTGCACAGGACCGGAACCGTCCGTCACCCTCGACCCGGCCCACGACCTGGCCGTACTGCCCTACTCCTCCGGCACCACCGGCACCCCCAAGGGCGTGATGCTCACCCACCGCAGCATCGCCACCAACCTCGCCCAGCTCGCCCCACTGGTCTCCAACGGGCCCGACGACCGGGTGCTGGCCGTGCTGCCGTTCTTCCACATCTACGGGCTGACCGCCCTGATGAACGCCCCGCTGCGCAACGGCGCCACCGTCGTCGTCCTGCCCCGCTTCGACCTGAAGCAATTCCTCGCCACCATCGAGCAGCACCGCATCACGGCCGTCTACGTGGCACCCCCGATCGTCCTCGCCCTCGCCAAACACCCCCTGGTCGCCGACTACGACCTCTCCTCCCTGCGCTACCTGGTCTCCGCCGCGGCACCCCTGGACGCCGAACTGGCGGCGGCCTGCTCCCGCCGGCTCGGCCTCCCGCCGGTGCTCCAGGCGTACGGCATGACCGAGTTGTCCCCAGGCACCCACTGCGTCCCCCTCGACACTCCGAACCCGCCGCCGGGCGCCGTCGGCAAGCTGATCCCCAACACCGAGATGCGCCTGGTGTCCCTGGAGACCGGCGAGGACGTGGGGCCCGGGGAGAGCGGCGAGATCCTCATCCGCGGGCCCCAGGTCATGAAGGGCTATCTGGGACGGCCCGCCGAGACCGACGCGATGATCGACCCCGAGGGCTGGCTGCACACCGGCGACATCGGGCGGACCGACGGCGGCTGGCTCCATGTCGTCGACCGCGTCAAGGAGTTGATCAAGTACAAGGGCTACCAGATCGCCCCCGCCGACCTCGAAGCACTGCTGCTCGGCCATGACGCGATCGCCGACGCCGCGGTCATCGGCGTCCGGGACGAGGACGGCAACGAGGTGCCCAAGGCGTTCGTGGTGCGGCAGCGGGGGGCCCGGCTGAGCGAGGACGAGGTGATCGCGTACGTTGCCGGACAGGTCGCCCCGTACAAGAAGGTGCGCCGCGTGGAATTCCTGGCCAGCGTGCCGCGCGCCACCACCGGAAAGATCCTGCGGCGCGAACTGCGCGCCAGGGAAAGGAGCTCGACGCCCCGATGA
- a CDS encoding acyclic terpene utilization AtuA family protein, whose amino-acid sequence MSDGRTMSGSHTSDSAEDTGPIRPTHPVRPIGADPALLRIGNASGFYGDRFDALREMLTGGPLDVLTGDYLAELTMLILGRDRLKDPTRGYARTFLRQLEDGLGLAVERGVRIVTNAGGLNPAGLADAVRELADKAGVPVRVAHVEGDDLLARGGWGEGVLTANAYLGGGGIAACLRAGADVVVTGRVTDAALVSGAAQAHFGWRPEDLDQLAGAVVAGHVLECGTQATGGNYSFFDGHDLLRPGFPLAEIAADGSSVITKHPGTGGAVTTGTVTAQLLYETAGARYAGPDVTARLDTVRLTEEAPDRVRIDGVRGEAPPPTLKTGLTRLGGWRNEVTFVLTGLDVAAKAALVRRQMEAALDAAEHRPAEVRWTLARTDREDADVQEEASALLRLVVRDPDQDAVGRVVSGAAVELALASYPGFHVTAPPGKGTPYGVFEAVAVDAAGVPHVAVLPDGTRISSQHAPSTQELVRLPDPPLPEPLPAGANRRGPLGQVAGARSGDKGGSANVGVWARTDRAWRWLAHELTVERFRQLLPETAELPVDRHVLPNLRALNFVVDGLLGEGVAAQTRFDPQAKAVGEWLRSRHMDIPEVLW is encoded by the coding sequence ATGAGCGACGGCCGCACCATGAGCGGTAGCCACACCTCAGACTCCGCAGAGGACACCGGCCCCATACGCCCCACACACCCCGTACGCCCCATCGGCGCCGACCCCGCCCTCCTCCGCATCGGCAATGCCTCCGGCTTCTACGGCGACCGCTTCGACGCGCTGCGCGAGATGCTCACCGGCGGGCCACTGGATGTGCTGACCGGCGACTACCTCGCCGAGCTGACCATGCTGATCCTCGGCCGGGACCGGCTGAAGGACCCCACCCGCGGATACGCCAGGACCTTTCTGCGGCAGCTGGAGGACGGCCTAGGGCTGGCCGTCGAACGCGGGGTGCGGATCGTCACCAACGCGGGCGGGCTGAACCCGGCCGGACTCGCCGACGCCGTACGGGAGTTGGCGGACAAGGCCGGTGTGCCCGTGCGTGTGGCGCATGTGGAGGGCGATGATCTGCTGGCGCGCGGAGGGTGGGGCGAGGGGGTGCTGACCGCCAACGCCTACCTGGGCGGCGGGGGCATCGCCGCCTGTCTGCGGGCCGGGGCCGATGTGGTGGTCACCGGGCGGGTCACCGATGCCGCGCTGGTCAGCGGCGCGGCCCAGGCCCACTTCGGCTGGCGGCCCGAGGATCTGGACCAGCTGGCCGGTGCGGTGGTCGCCGGGCATGTCCTCGAATGCGGCACCCAGGCCACCGGCGGCAACTACTCCTTCTTCGACGGCCATGACCTGCTGCGGCCCGGCTTCCCGCTCGCCGAGATCGCCGCCGACGGCAGCTCGGTGATCACCAAACACCCGGGCACCGGCGGCGCGGTCACCACCGGCACGGTCACCGCCCAGCTGCTGTACGAGACGGCCGGGGCCCGCTATGCCGGGCCGGACGTCACCGCGCGGCTGGACACCGTACGGCTGACGGAGGAGGCGCCGGACCGGGTCCGGATCGACGGGGTGCGGGGCGAGGCGCCGCCGCCCACCCTCAAGACCGGGCTGACCCGCCTCGGCGGCTGGCGCAACGAGGTCACCTTCGTCCTGACCGGGCTGGACGTGGCGGCCAAGGCCGCGCTGGTCCGCCGGCAGATGGAGGCGGCCCTCGACGCGGCGGAGCACCGCCCGGCCGAGGTGCGCTGGACGCTGGCCCGTACCGACCGGGAGGACGCGGACGTCCAGGAGGAGGCGAGCGCACTGCTGCGGCTGGTGGTGCGGGACCCCGACCAGGACGCGGTGGGCCGGGTGGTCAGTGGCGCCGCGGTCGAGCTGGCGCTGGCCAGCTACCCGGGCTTCCATGTCACCGCGCCGCCCGGCAAGGGCACCCCGTACGGGGTCTTCGAGGCGGTGGCGGTCGACGCGGCCGGGGTGCCGCATGTCGCCGTACTGCCGGACGGCACCCGGATCAGCAGTCAACACGCGCCCAGCACACAGGAGTTGGTGCGGCTGCCCGACCCACCGCTCCCCGAGCCGCTGCCCGCCGGGGCCAACCGGCGCGGCCCCCTCGGCCAGGTGGCCGGAGCCCGCAGCGGCGACAAGGGCGGCTCGGCGAACGTCGGGGTATGGGCCCGCACCGACCGGGCCTGGCGCTGGCTGGCGCACGAGCTGACCGTCGAGCGGTTCCGGCAGCTGCTGCCCGAGACCGCCGAACTGCCGGTCGACCGGCACGTACTGCCGAATCTGCGGGCGCTCAACTTCGTCGTCGACGGGCTGCTCGGCGAGGGCGTCGCCGCGCAGACCCGCTTCGATCCCCAGGCCAAGGCCGTGGGGGAGTGGCTGCGTTCGCGGCACATGGACATACCGGAGGTGTTGTGGTGA
- a CDS encoding citrate synthase 2, with translation MSDFVPGLEGIIAFETEIAEPDKEGGSLRYRGVDIEDLVGKVSFGNVWGLLVDGAFNPGLPPAEPFPIPVHSGDIRVDVQSALAMLAPVWGLKPLLDIDEQTARDDLARAAVMALSYVAQSARGPGLPMVPQKEIDKADTIVERFMKRWRGEPDPQHVKAVDAYWTSAAEHGMNPSTFTARAIASTGADVAAALSGAVGAMSGPLHGGAPSRVLGMIEDVERTGDASAYVRQALDKGGRLMGFGHRVYRAEDPRARVLRRTAQELGAPRFEVAEALEKAALHELRSRRPDRVLATNVEFWAAIVLDFAEVPAHMFTSMFTCARTAGWSAHILEQKRTGRLVRPSARYVGPRTRSPREIDGYDGLAAR, from the coding sequence ATGTCCGACTTCGTACCCGGGCTCGAAGGAATCATCGCGTTCGAGACGGAGATCGCCGAGCCGGACAAGGAAGGCGGTTCGCTCCGCTACCGCGGTGTCGACATCGAAGATCTCGTCGGGAAGGTGTCCTTCGGAAACGTCTGGGGACTGCTGGTCGACGGCGCGTTCAACCCCGGCCTGCCGCCCGCGGAGCCCTTCCCGATCCCGGTGCACTCCGGTGACATCCGGGTCGATGTGCAGTCGGCGCTCGCCATGCTCGCGCCCGTATGGGGCCTGAAGCCGCTCCTGGACATCGACGAGCAGACGGCCCGTGACGACCTCGCCCGCGCCGCGGTGATGGCGCTGTCGTACGTGGCCCAGTCGGCGCGCGGCCCTGGCCTGCCGATGGTGCCGCAGAAGGAGATCGACAAGGCGGACACCATCGTGGAGCGCTTCATGAAGCGCTGGCGCGGCGAGCCCGACCCCCAGCACGTCAAGGCCGTCGACGCCTACTGGACCTCGGCCGCCGAGCACGGCATGAACCCCTCCACCTTCACCGCCCGCGCCATCGCCTCCACCGGCGCGGATGTGGCGGCGGCGCTGTCCGGCGCGGTCGGCGCGATGTCCGGTCCGCTGCACGGCGGCGCCCCCTCCCGCGTCCTCGGCATGATCGAGGACGTCGAGCGGACCGGCGACGCCTCGGCCTACGTCCGGCAGGCGCTGGACAAGGGCGGCCGGCTGATGGGCTTCGGCCACCGTGTCTACCGCGCCGAGGACCCCCGTGCGCGGGTGCTGCGGCGGACCGCCCAGGAACTGGGCGCCCCCCGCTTCGAGGTCGCCGAGGCCCTGGAGAAGGCCGCACTCCACGAACTGCGCAGCCGCCGCCCGGACCGCGTGCTGGCCACCAACGTCGAATTCTGGGCCGCCATCGTCCTGGACTTCGCCGAGGTCCCGGCCCACATGTTCACCTCGATGTTCACGTGTGCCCGCACGGCGGGGTGGAGCGCGCACATCCTGGAACAGAAGCGGACGGGCCGACTGGTCCGGCCGTCGGCCCGGTATGTGGGGCCCCGTACGCGCAGCCCGCGGGAGATCGACGGGTACGACGGCCTCGCGGCGCGGTAA
- a CDS encoding acetyl/propionyl/methylcrotonyl-CoA carboxylase subunit alpha translates to MIRSVLVANRGEIARRVFRTCRELGIATVAVHSDADAGAPHVREADTAVRLPGDAPADTYLRGDLLVRAARAAGADAVHPGYGFLSENAGFATAVAEAGLAWIGPPPAAIEAMASKTRAKELMDRAGVPLLAPVDPGQATEADLPLLVKAAAGGGGRGMRVVSELSALEGELKAAAVEATSAFGDGEVFVEPYVVGGRHVEVQILADGHGTVWTLGTRDCSLQRRHQKVIEEAPAPGLSEELRATLHRAADRAARAIGYRGAGTVEFLVDRTGRAFFLEMNTRLQVEHPVTEAVYRLDLVALQLSIAEGRPLDPEPPRPHGHAVEARLYAEDPAAGWQPQTGTLHRLALPDGVRLDSGVTDGDTIGVHYDPMLAKVIAWAPSRDEAVRKLAGALERAALHGPVTNRDLLVRSLRHPEFTDPGALDTGFYDRHLAELTEAGTDGAPVFALAAALADAHGRSRFGGFRNVPSGPQVKTYACGATEHTIRYRLGRDGLRAEDFPGVRLLALGPDEVVLEIDGLRRQFAIARYGDRVHVDAPPAPGGTTAPTSHAFTALPRFPDPTARTEPGSLLAPMPGTVVRIAAGLTEGDPVEAGQPLLWLEAMKMEHKITAPSAGTLTTLPVHPGQQVEVGTLLAVVTD, encoded by the coding sequence GTGATCCGTTCCGTACTCGTCGCCAACCGTGGCGAAATAGCCCGGCGGGTCTTCCGCACGTGCCGTGAACTGGGCATCGCAACCGTCGCCGTGCACTCGGACGCGGACGCCGGAGCCCCGCACGTACGGGAGGCCGACACCGCCGTACGGCTCCCGGGCGACGCCCCCGCCGACACCTACCTGCGCGGCGATCTGCTGGTGCGGGCCGCACGAGCCGCCGGCGCCGACGCGGTCCACCCCGGCTACGGCTTTCTCTCCGAGAACGCCGGATTCGCCACGGCGGTGGCCGAAGCGGGCCTGGCCTGGATCGGGCCGCCACCCGCCGCCATCGAGGCCATGGCCTCCAAGACGCGGGCCAAGGAGCTGATGGACCGGGCCGGGGTGCCGCTGCTGGCCCCCGTCGACCCCGGACAGGCCACCGAGGCCGATCTGCCGCTGCTGGTGAAGGCGGCGGCCGGCGGCGGCGGCCGCGGTATGCGCGTGGTCTCTGAACTATCCGCTCTCGAAGGGGAGTTGAAGGCAGCCGCGGTCGAGGCGACATCCGCCTTCGGCGACGGCGAGGTGTTCGTCGAGCCCTACGTCGTCGGCGGACGCCATGTCGAGGTGCAGATCCTCGCCGACGGCCACGGGACCGTCTGGACCCTCGGTACCCGCGACTGCTCCCTCCAGCGCCGCCACCAGAAGGTCATCGAGGAGGCCCCGGCCCCCGGGCTGTCCGAGGAACTGCGGGCCACCCTGCACCGGGCCGCGGACCGGGCGGCCCGCGCCATCGGCTACCGGGGCGCCGGCACCGTGGAGTTCCTGGTCGACCGCACCGGGCGGGCGTTCTTCCTGGAGATGAACACCCGCCTCCAGGTCGAACACCCGGTCACCGAGGCCGTTTACCGCCTCGACCTGGTCGCCCTCCAGCTGAGCATCGCCGAAGGCCGCCCTCTGGACCCCGAACCACCGCGGCCCCACGGGCACGCCGTGGAGGCACGGCTCTACGCGGAGGACCCGGCGGCCGGCTGGCAGCCGCAGACCGGCACCCTGCACCGGCTCGCGCTGCCCGACGGCGTCCGGCTGGACTCCGGTGTGACCGACGGCGACACCATCGGCGTCCACTACGACCCGATGCTCGCCAAGGTCATCGCCTGGGCACCGAGCCGCGACGAGGCCGTACGGAAACTGGCCGGCGCCCTGGAGCGGGCCGCCCTCCACGGCCCCGTCACCAACCGCGACCTGCTCGTCCGCTCCCTGCGCCACCCGGAGTTCACCGACCCCGGCGCGCTGGACACCGGCTTCTACGACCGCCACCTCGCCGAGCTGACCGAGGCCGGCACCGACGGGGCACCCGTCTTCGCGCTCGCCGCCGCCCTCGCCGACGCACACGGCCGCTCCCGCTTCGGCGGCTTCCGCAACGTCCCCTCAGGACCCCAGGTCAAGACCTACGCCTGCGGGGCCACCGAGCACACCATCCGCTACCGGCTCGGCCGGGACGGACTACGGGCCGAGGACTTCCCCGGCGTACGCCTGCTCGCCCTCGGCCCGGACGAGGTCGTGCTCGAAATCGACGGACTACGGCGGCAGTTCGCGATCGCCCGTTACGGCGACCGCGTCCATGTCGACGCCCCACCGGCCCCGGGCGGGACCACCGCACCCACCTCCCACGCCTTCACCGCACTGCCCCGCTTCCCCGACCCCACCGCCCGTACGGAGCCCGGCTCCCTCCTGGCGCCGATGCCCGGCACGGTCGTACGGATCGCGGCGGGCCTCACCGAGGGCGACCCGGTCGAGGCCGGCCAGCCGCTGCTGTGGCTGGAGGCCATGAAGATGGAACACAAGATCACCGCCCCCTCCGCAGGCACCCTCACCACACTCCCCGTCCACCCGGGCCAGCAGGTAGAAGTAGGCACCCTCCTGGCCGTCGTCACGGACTGA
- a CDS encoding TetR/AcrR family transcriptional regulator, producing the protein MGALTPARGPKQPQQERSRATRLKLLEAAVSCLAERGWSGSTVAVVAERAGVSRGAAQHHFRTREDLFTAAVEHVAEKRQGAVKAVAHNLPPAGSVARTWVIVEELVGLYTGPLFRAALHLWVAASDEDQLRDRVTALEARVGREAHRTAVALLDADEAVAGVRETVQGLLDMARGLGLANLLTDDSARRAKVVEEWAKIIDAMLRPER; encoded by the coding sequence ATGGGCGCGCTGACCCCCGCCCGCGGCCCCAAGCAGCCCCAGCAGGAACGCAGCCGCGCCACCCGGCTCAAACTGCTGGAGGCCGCGGTCTCCTGCCTGGCGGAGCGCGGCTGGAGCGGCAGCACGGTCGCGGTGGTCGCCGAGCGGGCCGGCGTCTCCCGGGGCGCCGCCCAGCACCACTTCCGTACCCGCGAGGACCTGTTCACGGCGGCCGTCGAACATGTCGCGGAGAAGCGCCAGGGCGCCGTCAAGGCGGTCGCCCACAACTTGCCGCCGGCCGGCTCCGTCGCCCGCACCTGGGTCATCGTCGAGGAACTCGTCGGCCTCTACACGGGACCGCTGTTCCGCGCCGCGCTGCATCTGTGGGTGGCCGCCTCCGACGAGGACCAGCTGCGTGACCGGGTCACCGCCCTGGAGGCCCGCGTCGGCCGGGAGGCCCACCGCACGGCGGTGGCGCTGCTCGACGCGGATGAGGCGGTGGCCGGTGTCCGCGAGACCGTCCAGGGCCTGCTCGACATGGCCCGTGGCCTGGGCCTCGCGAATCTCCTCACGGACGATTCGGCCCGCCGGGCCAAGGTTGTCGAAGAGTGGGCGAAGATCATCGACGCGATGCTTCGCCCTGAGCGCTAG
- a CDS encoding acyl-CoA carboxylase subunit beta, which produces MTVLGTGLDPSGAEYAERRTAMLAKLAEIEAEHAKATEGGGEKYVARHRKRGKLLARERIELLVDPDTPFLELSPLAAWGSDYQVGASLVTGIGTVAGVECVITANDPTVRGGASNPWTLKKSLRANEIAFANRLPVISLVESGGADLPSQKEIFIPGGALFRDLTRLSAAGIPTVAVVFGNSTAGGAYVPGMSDHVIMVKERAKVFLGGPPLVKMATGEESDDESLGGAEMHARTSGLADHFAVDEPDALRQARRVVARLNRHKAQPDPGPAAPPKYDEEELLGIVPGDLKAPFDPREVIARIVDGSDFDEFKPLYGPSLTTGWAELHGYPVGVLANAQGVLFSAESQKAAQFIQLANQRDIPLLFLHNTTGYMVGKEYEQGGIIKHGAMMINAVSNSKVPHLSVLMGASYGAGHYGMCGRAFDPRFLFAWPSAKSAVMGPQQLAGVLSIVARASAAAKGQPYDDEADAGLRAMVEQQIESESLPMFLSGRLYDDGVIDPRDTRTVLGLCLSALHNAPVEGARGGFGVFRM; this is translated from the coding sequence GTGACCGTGCTCGGAACCGGGCTCGATCCGTCGGGCGCCGAGTACGCGGAGCGTCGTACGGCGATGCTCGCGAAGCTGGCGGAGATCGAGGCCGAACACGCCAAGGCGACCGAGGGCGGCGGGGAGAAGTACGTCGCCCGGCACCGCAAGCGCGGCAAACTGCTGGCCCGGGAGCGGATCGAGCTGCTCGTCGACCCCGACACCCCGTTCCTGGAGCTGTCGCCGCTCGCCGCCTGGGGCAGCGACTACCAGGTCGGCGCCTCGCTGGTCACCGGCATCGGCACGGTCGCGGGCGTGGAGTGCGTGATCACCGCCAACGATCCGACGGTACGCGGCGGTGCAAGCAACCCCTGGACGCTGAAGAAGTCGCTGCGGGCCAACGAGATCGCCTTCGCCAACCGCCTCCCGGTGATCTCCCTCGTCGAGTCCGGCGGCGCCGACCTGCCCAGCCAGAAGGAGATCTTCATCCCGGGCGGGGCGCTGTTCAGGGACCTCACCCGGCTGTCCGCGGCCGGTATCCCGACCGTCGCCGTGGTCTTCGGCAACTCGACCGCGGGCGGCGCCTACGTCCCCGGCATGTCCGACCACGTGATCATGGTCAAGGAGCGCGCCAAGGTGTTCCTGGGCGGCCCGCCGCTGGTGAAGATGGCGACCGGCGAGGAGAGCGACGACGAGTCGCTGGGCGGCGCCGAGATGCACGCCCGCACCTCCGGGCTCGCGGACCACTTCGCGGTGGACGAGCCGGACGCGCTGCGCCAGGCCCGGCGCGTGGTCGCCCGCCTCAACCGGCACAAGGCACAGCCCGATCCGGGCCCGGCCGCACCGCCCAAGTACGACGAGGAGGAGCTGCTGGGCATCGTCCCGGGCGACCTCAAGGCGCCGTTCGACCCCCGCGAGGTCATCGCCCGGATCGTGGACGGCTCGGACTTCGACGAGTTCAAACCGCTCTACGGGCCGAGCCTGACGACCGGCTGGGCCGAGCTGCACGGCTACCCGGTCGGCGTCCTCGCCAACGCCCAGGGCGTCCTGTTCAGCGCCGAGTCCCAGAAGGCCGCCCAGTTCATCCAGCTGGCCAACCAGCGCGACATCCCCCTCCTGTTCCTCCACAACACCACCGGCTACATGGTCGGCAAGGAGTACGAGCAGGGCGGCATCATCAAACACGGCGCGATGATGATCAACGCGGTGTCGAACTCGAAGGTCCCGCACCTCTCCGTCCTCATGGGCGCCTCCTACGGTGCAGGCCACTACGGCATGTGCGGCCGCGCCTTCGACCCCCGTTTCCTGTTCGCCTGGCCGAGCGCCAAGTCCGCCGTCATGGGACCGCAGCAGCTCGCCGGGGTGCTCTCGATCGTCGCCCGCGCGTCGGCGGCGGCCAAGGGACAGCCGTACGACGACGAGGCCGACGCCGGGCTGCGCGCGATGGTCGAGCAGCAGATCGAGTCGGAGTCGCTGCCGATGTTCCTGTCCGGGCGGCTCTACGACGACGGCGTCATCGACCCGCGCGACACCCGAACCGTCCTCGGCCTGTGTCTGTCCGCCCTCCACAACGCCCCCGTCGAGGGCGCGCGGGGCGGCTTCGGCGTCTTCCGGATGTGA